GTGTGCGACGCTCTCGGCGCACTGCGCCTTCACCTCGCGGCGCGGCTCAAGCTCTACCGGAACTGGTGGGAGGAGAAGGCCGAGCACGACGAGTCCGAGAAGAAAAAGGCAGACGCGGCCAAGAAGAAGAAAGAGAACTACGCCCCGGTGCCGTTCCAACCCCGCGCCGAGCACTTTAACTTCGCCTGGGTGCTCGACTTCCCAATGTTCGGGTGGGACGACGAGGAGAAGAAGTGGGCTGCGATGCACCACCCGTTCACCGCGCCGATGGACGAAGACCTGCCGCACTTCTGGCAGAACGAGTCGCTCGGTAAGGTGCGGGCAAAAGCTTACGACATGGTGCTGAACGGCTACGAGGTCGGCGGCGGGAGCATCCGTATCCACCGTCAGGACGTGCAGAGCCGCGTGTTCGAGATCCTCGGCATGAACCCCGAGGAAGCCAAGGCGCGGTTCGGCTTCCTGTTGGACGCGCTCCAAAGCGGCGCCCCGCCCCACGGCGGTATCGCCCTCGGTCTCGACCGCTGGGCCATGATTATTGCCGGGACGACCAACATTCGCGACGTGATCGCGTTCCCGAAGAACCAGCGCGCCCGCGACCTGATGACGGGCGCCCCGGCTCAGGTCGACGACCGGCAATTGAAGGAACTGGGAGTGAAGTTGAGTTAATTTCGCGCAAGTGATTGAAAAAGGTGCATTCGAGTGGCAGAACGGGATGCGGGTCGCCCACTCGCTACCCCGCTCACAAGCACAACTCTTCCCCGAGTTGCTACCCCGGAGGGCGTTCCTCCGGGGTATGTGTTTTTCTAGGGGTTTTATGCGATCTTAATAGCTTCAATATCATTTGCAATTTCTTCCAAATCATTTGAAATCATATCGATTTCACGCATAAGGTGGGATTGAGTGGGCGTTGCATCACCCCACTTCACTCTTGTCTTCGAGCTCGTCGTCTGCCTTCATCTGCTTCAGCAATTTCGGCCAGTCCATTGGATCGAGATCTAGGGACCACTGCCGCAGGATCTCGTTCGCTAGTTCCGTCTCATCGCGGTAACCCCGTATGCGCGCTTCGCGGTAAAGGAACTGCGCTGTCACAGGGTTGATGCGAACCACGCAGTGCGCGGGCTTTCCGTCCGCGGTGTATCGCTTTCGTTCACGCGGCATGCGACCTCCTTCGTTAGCTGCTGGCGGCTGGAATTGTCTCTTGTATCGGTTGTTACGTAAAGCCCGATGAAGTGACTTGAGACGATATTGCGCCCAGGAGCCTCGCTTTAGCGATCTGAAATGATTTCAAATCGAATCCAATTCATTTCCCGTGGGCGATACTGTTGATGTGGCCTTCACGCCAACTGCGCTCACCGCCGCGAAGGGGGCAACGATGCCTCGGAAACGATCTCGTATCACGCCGGATGGCCAACCTGCAAAGTGCGTTGTGAACGTCGTGCCTCACCTGGCTGCTTACCTGTACCGCGAAACACGACAGCGCGGATACAAGAACGAAACCGACCTGGTGAACGACATCCTGCGGCAGTGGTCAGTATCGCTGCCCGCGCTGAGCTGGCCCGAGGTAGCCGAGAGCCTCAAGGCTCCGACTGCCGCATAGCGCCCTTCCCTGCCCCCTCACCCACACCAGGAGAGCGATCGTGCCCCGCAAGACGAAACCCCTGCCCGCGAACGGTGGCGACCGCGCGCTCGTAGCCGAGCTGTGCAACCGCCCGAACGTGCTGCGCCTGCTCCTGCTGTGGGGCTCTTACCGCGACGGGTTCGGCCAGGACGCGGTTGCGCGGGAGTTGGAGCAGCTCACCCCGACGGTTGTCGTCAAGGCGGATGAGCTGTCCTCGCTCTATCACGCGGTGCTCGATCACCTCACGGGGTGGGTGCGAGACAAGGCCGCCTAGTGCGGTCGAGATCACGCGGGCGCTCGTTGCGGTGGGAAAGGCGCGACGAGTCCCGTTAAGCGGTTGACCTCGAGCCGTGTGAGTAATCGGGGTGTTGGTTCCGAGGCGGGGGTTCGAGGCCAGATGACCCGCTGTCCAGATGGTAAGGACGACCGACGATCCCTGACGCAATTGCCATCGCGTGCGGGGTGTGTTCGGAACCCGGGGCAGAACCGGGCGGAACCAGTTCGGTAATCGACAACCTCACTAATCAGGAGCAGGCAATGGTGGCTCTAGCGAGTTCCGCCGGGGGCGATCGCGCGCCCAAATCGGCGCCGGTCTACAACCCGGGTGACCTGGTACGGTTGCTCACGGCGAGCACCGCGTCCCCGTTCGTCATCACCGACGTGATTCACGTGCGCCGGCTCCACGGGGAGTACGTCCGGTACGTGATCGTCTCCGGGACGATCGAGCTGTCGGTGGACCCGGCGAACGTGGTGTTGATCGGTGAGGCGGCCACGCAAGCCGGGGCGCCCATCGCGTGCGAGCCCGAGAGTGCTGCGGCCGAGCCCGAGGTGAAGCCGGCGCCCGCGCCGAAAGCGGAACCGGGTTCGATGATCGAATGGCACACCGAGCAGAACCCGAACCCTTGTTCCGTGAGCGCGGACGGTCGGTTCGAGGTCTCTCAGACCGTTAAGGGCAAGTCCCAAGTGGTCACCTCGGACCGGTGGACCGGTGAGCGGATGATCGGCGATTCGCTGTTCGCTTCCGAGGAGTGGTGTGAGAAACGGCTCGCCGGGTTCCCGCTCATGTGGATGACGGGGCGGTCCGGGTGGGCGGCCGAGTTCTTCGACTCCCGGTTCACGGTTCGTCAGCTCCCCGACTCGACGACTTTCGAGAGCGTGGATTGCCGGTTCCACGTCAGTGATCCGTTGCGCCGCGCGAGGTTCGAGACGCTCGAAATCGCGAAGAAGTGGTGCGAGGTGCGGGCCGTGTGCCGGATCGACGGAAGCGGCGCCAAGACCACGCTCAATTACGTCGGCCCGCCCGACAGCCTCCAATCCTGAATCGCTCCCCGCTCACACCACTGCACACAGAGGATGCGTTATGTCCGTGTTCGAGGTCCGCAAAGCGAAGCGCCAGCGCCGCCCGTTGAAGATCGCGCTCGAGGGGTTGAGCGGGTCCGGGAAGACGTTCACCGCACTGCGCCTGGCGTTCGCCCTGAAGCGCGCCGGGATCGGCTCCCGCATCGTCGTTGCCGACTCGGAGAACGAGTCGGCCGGGCTGTACGACGGCGTGCAGATGGACGGCGAGAAGTGGGAGTACGAGGTGTGCCCGATCCCCGCGGATAAGCACACCCCCAAGGGGTACACGGAGTGTTACGAGTTCCTGGTGAAAGCCGGGTTCGACATCATCATTTTCGACTCGCTCTCGCACGCCTGGCACGGGGCGATGGAGTCGGTTGACAAGTACGCCCAACAGAACAAGGGCGACAAGTTCGGGGGATGGGCGAAGGTCACCCCGGACCAGCGGAAAATGCTCACCGCGCTCACCGACCCGCGCGCACACATGATCGCGACCATGCGGGTGAAGAGTGAGTACGAGCGCATCGACGACAGCGGGAAAGCGCGGATCAAGAAGGTCGGAATGAAGACCGACCAGCGCGAGAACACCGAGTACGAGTTTGATTGCGTCGTGCGGCTCGAGCCCGAATCCCACACGGCCCACGTCGAGAAGGTGCGCGGTTGCACGGCGATGGACGGTGCAACCGGCGAGCACCCCGGCCCGGAGTTCTGGCAGCCCCTTATGACATGGTGGCTCTCGGCCGAGGCGGTTCCGCCCCCACCCCCGCCCGCGCCGGCGCAACCGCCGGTCACTCCCCTCTCGACCGCACCGGCCGAGGACGCGGCCCGCAAAGCGTTCGCCGCGGCCAAGAACCTCGACCAGCTCCTCGCGGCGTGGAACGGGCTCCCGAACCACATCCGGGAGAAGGTCGAGAAAGACAAGGACGCGCGCAAGGCCGTGCTGTCGGCGCCCGCGCCCGTGACCTCGAAAGTGGGCGCGGACGGGGTGGAACGCGACGAACTCGGCGCCCGCATCTTCGCCAACGGTGCGCCCCCGGATGTGGACCAAACCGAGTTGTTCGAGAACTCGAGCGGTGGCCCGCCGCGCTGAGCGCGGGCGCAGGCGGGCGCGAGTCAACACCAGGTGCGAAGGGGCGAACGTGATCGAGTTACCGACAGAGCTTGAGCCGGTGCGCGTGTTCCAGGGCGATTCCCTGGTCGCGCTCCGGGCACTGCCGGACGGGTGCGCCGACGCGCTCATCACGGACCCGCCGTACTCCTCGGGCGGCATGGTCCGGGCGGACCGCGTGAACCACACGACCGACGCCAAATACACGCTCACCCAGCACGCGGGCAAGCGCCCGAACTTCGGCGGGGACAACATGGACCAGCGCGCGTGGCAGAGCTGGTGTTACGAGTGGTTGGTCGAGGCGAAGCGGATCGTGAAGCCGGGCGGGTACCTGGTCACGTTCACGGACTGGCGCCAGCTCCCGGCGCTGACGGACGTGGTGCAGTGGGCCGGGTGGGTGTGGCGCGGGGTGAACGTGTGGGACAAGACCGAGGCCGCGAAGGGGCCGCACCTCGGCTACTTCGGGTACCAGTCCGAATTCGCGGTGTGGGCCACGAACGGACCGTGCGTGACGAAGCCGTCGCTCGCCGAGGGCGGTGAGGGGCGCATGCCCGGGTGCTTCCGCCAGGCCGTTTCGGTCGCGGACAAGCACCACCAGACCGGGAAGCCCACACCGGTGATGCGGTGGCTGGTCCGGTGCTGTCCCCCGGGCGGGCTCATCGTGGACCCGTTCGGCGGGTCCGGGACGACGGGCGTGGCCGCGGCCCACGAGGGGCGCCGGTGCCTGGTGATCGAGCGCGAGGGGCCATACGTCGAGATCGCGCGCCAGCGCGTGGGCCAGGTGCTCGGCCGTGACGCCGGCTCCCTGTTCGGGGAGGTGGCGTAATGTCCGCAACGTACCCCAAGCGCCCGAGCCACTTCGCGCACAAGTTCACGCGCCTGCTCCTCAAGGCGTGCGTGGCGAACGAACTCGGACCCCAGGCGACGCTCCTCTTGATCGCGATCGCGCACACCGAGGACGCGAAGGGGTACCGCGGGCCGGTGACGTTCTGGAACCCGCAATTGTTCCCGCTGATCGGCGTGAACTCGGAAGCGACCTTTAAGCGGATTCGGAGCAAGTGCAAAGAGGCCGGGTGGCTCGTTCACCACGACGGCGCCCACGGGAAGATCCCCGTGTATTGGGTGACGATTCCGGGCGCCTACGGCGGTTGGGACGACGGCCCGACTGATGAAACCCAGGACGATTTCATCGCTACAACCGGAAAGAATGCGCCCACTGGTGGCCCTAATGTGAGCTTAATTCGATCTCAATGTGAGCTTAATTCGAGCCTAACTCGGGCTCAATCTGAGCCTAACGTGGGCTTAACTTGGCCTACTTTCTTCCCTTCCCCTAACCCTTCCCCTGACCCTGGCCCAAGACAGACAGACCCCCAAACCCCCGTCGCGTCGGCCCCGGACCCCGAGCCGGAACCATACGACCCACTCCGAGCCGAGCAAGCCGCCCGGAAGCTGTTCGAGCAGCGTTGGGCAACGGCCGGGCTGCGCAAGTTCTCGCGCCTGAGCCCGTCGCACCAAACCCGCCTCGTGGGGCTCCTGCTCGATCCGTGGTGGGCCGAGCACTACCCCGCGGCCCTGGAACGCGCCGGACGCATTCCGTGGCTCCGTGACGGTGCGGGGCGCCAGCGCGGGGCATACGACGTGAGCGAGTTCCTCCGGGATGCGGACGAGGTGCGGAAGATCCTCGACGGGGTGTATGACCCTCGCGCCCCGACCGCGCCCCCGACGAGCACCGGGCCGCCCGCCCCGGCCCCGATCGTGAAGCCCCTGAAGGAAACCGCCCTCGACCGCGTGAAGCGCATCGCCGAAGCGAACGGCGTGAAAGTGCTCGACACCAAACCACCGGAGCCCGCACCGTGTCCAGCCCCGACCCCATCACCGCCCCCGAATGGTACCTCCAATGGGTCGCCGACTACTCCGCCACGTTCGGCGTCTCCGAGCACCTCTGCGGCGTGATGGTCCGCGCCTGGTGGCGCGCGTTCGCGGCCAACGGGTTCATCGAATCGGACTTTACGGGCGCGTTCGCGAGCATCCTCGGGAGCGGTGTGGCCCCGGAGTGGGACCGGGAGCACTGGCCCCTGGTGATTCGCCACGTGCGGACCGCACACGAGGCCCGTTGTCGGCGGGCGGGCAAGCCGACAACCGCGGACGGGGCCAAGTGCTCGAAGTGCGGCGGGGGCGGGGGGGGGCTAGTTCCGTGGCCCGCGGACGTGCGGGGCGGAACCTGGCGCCCACCGTACCGGACCGGAGACGTGGCGTGTACCGAGTGCGTCCCCGGCGCCAAGAGCTTCGACAAGCTCGAAGCGAAGGCCAACGAAGGTGAGATCCGCTCGGCCCCGGGCACCCTGTGCGATTACGAGATCAAGGTCGATGGGGCGTGGGCCGAGCACCTGGCCGAGCGCCAGTACGCCGAGCGGATGGTGCTCCTCGCGTCCCGCGAAACGGAGTGCCTGCCCGCGCACAAGATCGTGAAGCGCCTGGCCGCCGGGTTCACCCCGCCGAGCCGACCCCGCTGAACCAACCCGGAGATTGCACCCATGCACGATACCCGACCCAACTTCGACGGCGTGACGTTCGACCGCAAGTTCGACCTCGACCGCCTCGGCGAGCAGTTGCGCCGCGTGCTCCTGCTGATGCAGGACGGCAAGTGGCACACAATCCCGGAAATCTGCGCCGCGACCGGAGATATGTCGCAATCCGTGAGCGCCCGAATCCGCGACCTGCGGAAAGAGGCGTTCGGTGGGTTCACCGTGGACCGCCAGCGCCGTGGTGACGGGCGCCGCGGGCTCTGGGAATACCGCCTCGTGCCCGAGTCCGAGATCGTGACTGTGACCGTTACCGCCCCTGTTACCGACCTGGAGGTTTGACCCGTGCTCAATCCGATCTATCTGGCCCTCGCGCTGTTCGCGGGCGAGCTGGTGGCCCTGGCGATCGTGGTGGCGCTGTGCCGGCGCACCCGTCGCTACATGCTCGAGACGCGCGGGAACGCGGCATACGTCCGCATCTGGCGCCACGAAGCAAACAACCGGGCGAAGGCGCACGACGAGCGCCCCGCGACGATCCCGTTCACCCGCCCGAAACCGCTCCGCATTGCCGACCGAGGCGACGGCGCGTGATGCCCCCTGTGTCCAGTTCCCAACCCCGACCGTGAAGGAGTTCCACCAATGCCGAATGCGCTCATCAGCACCCAGACCCTCAACGCCCTGGCGGACGGGTACGCGGGCAAGGCTATTGAGAAGTGCCTCGAGGCGATCAACCGCGACCTGATCGACCGCGGGCACGACGGCCAGGTTCGCAAGCTGGTTCTGACGTACACGTTCACGCCGGACGCGCAGGGCCGGCTCAAGATCGCGATGAAGGCCAAGCACACGGCCCCGGACCTGGTGCCCCCGGAGACGATGGCCAAGTACGACCAGCGGGCCGGTGGGTACGTGTTCAACACGGAATGCGCCGGGAACCCGAACCAGATGACGCTCGACGATCTGGAAGAGGCGAGCGACGAGTGACAACCCCGTGTCACCGGGGGCATTCTCCGGTGACTCTCTCAGCCCCTAACCTTGTTTCCTTCAACCCTATTGGATGCCTGCAATGGAAGCGAAAGCCCTTGAATTCCTGAAGACGACGATCGAAGCCGCGACCCCGGGCGAGCGCATCGTGACCACGGACCGTGAACCGCGGCACGTGTACTACGTGCTCCAACCGGACGGCAAGCTCGAGCGGGTCGAATCGACCGGGGCGCCCGACGCGCACCAGGCCGCGGACCTCGACACGCTCGTGCGGGCCGCGCTCGAGACCCACGACAAGGACCGCCGGGCGCCGGTGATCTGGTACGGGCGTACCCAGGTGGTCGCGGTGATGCAGCCGGGCGAAGTGGCGTCCGACGTGTGCCGGGTGGCGCTCACCCCGTCCCCGCAGCTCGCGCGCCTGGCCGATTGGGACCGGGCGGGCAAGGCGAGCCCGAGCCAGGCCGAGTTAGTGGTCCTGCTCCGGACCCTGTTCACCGGGTGCGTCCCGGACGACTTCCTGCCCGCGGTCCGGGGCGTCAAGTCCACGAAGAAGATGGACGCGGATTCCCAGATCAGCCACGGGCGCGTGTCGCTCGGCAAGTCGATGATCGCGGAAATGTCCGGGGTGGCCGCGATCCCGGAGCGCGTCTCGTTCATGGTCCCTGTGTTCGCCCAGGCCGCGGTCGAGATCCACGCAACGATCCGGGTGGAGGTCGAGCCCGACGCGCAGAACGAGCGGTTCAACTTGTACGTGATTCCCGGTGACATCGAGCATGCGTTCGCGCACGCCGAGGAGGTGATCGCCGAGCGCCTAACGCGGCTCCTCGGCGAAAGCCCGATCCCGGTCTATCGCGGCACGCCCTGAGTGACCTCCTGAGACAACCCGGGCGGTGGATGCGGTGAGGGGAACCGGTGCGATCAGCGACGCGCCGGGGCACGGGCGGGGTGGCAACCCGCCGCAAGATCGGGCCAGCACGCGGCCCGTGCTCCCCTCACCGGCTGCCCGGGTTTTCCATGCGCGGAAGGCGGTGCGTGATGGGGATGAAGATACCGCGCAACGTGGCCGACGACTGTCTCCGGCTCGCGGGCATTGACCCGCTCGAGGGTGCGAGTGAGTCGGAGTTCCAGGCGCAGTTGGTTCGCGAGGCGAAGCGGCTCGGGTGGGAGTGCTACCACACGCACGACTCGCGCCGGAGCGAGGCCGGGTTCCCGGACCTGGTGTTGATCCGTGGACCGGTGCTCATCGTGGCCGAGCTGAAGGTGAAGCGCAACAAGCCGACCGCGGCACAGGTGAAGTGGCTCGAGCTGTTCGCGGGCGCGGGCGCGCGGGCGTTTCACTGGCGCCCGGAAAATTGGGCCGAGATCGTCGAGCAGTTGAGGGCCGCATGAACGAACGCAAGGCACTGCTCGACGCGATCGCGATCCACGCGGCCGAGGATACCCCGCGCCTGGTGTACGCGGACTGGCTCGAGGAGCACGGGGAGGGCGATCTCGATAGGGCGACGGTCGAGTTCATTCGAGCGTCCTGTTTCCGTCGCAACCACAAGAGCGGGTACATGCCACGGAAGGCGTACCGGTGGCTTCACGAGAACTGGCAGCGGCTCATCCCGCTTACGCTCGGGTTACACGTGCGCCGGTGGTTCTTCCGCGATCGGATCGCGCAGGAAGTCACGACGGAGGTTCTGTGGTACCGGTCCGGGCGCACGCTCAATGTGGGGCTCTGGATGCCGGTCAAGTCGTGGGGCGGGGTATTCGGGTGGCACTGGCTCGATGTCGAGTTCAACCGCGGTTTCGCGCAGTGGTACGAGTTCCGCGACGTGGACGTGTTCGACCAGGTGCGCGACAAACTCAAGGCAGATCAGCCGTTCGCACGTGCGAAGCGGATTCCGGTTCGAGATGGTTACCGAGGGTGGTGAGCATGGGTACGGATCGGGTGGGATTAGTGGCAATTAGCCAACGTGGAGAATTGGGAGTGCGAAGCGAAAGAACTGGGTGAAGCGGCGGAGGTACAGCAAGGCGTTGCACAGGAGGCGGAACGCGGTTGAGCGGTTGTGAAGCAAGGCCAAGCAGTAGCAACGGATGCACAAGTACCTCTATCACCGAAAAACTGGTCTGCGTTCTGACCTGAGCGACCGAGAGTGTACAACGCGCACCGCAGTCGGGGTCTCTATGTGAGCGGGGGCAACTGAATTGCTAACAGAAATATGTTAGCGATTAATGACAATTAAAGTGGCAGACTGTAACATTATCTACCTCTCGCCTTCGTGCTTGATGCGACGGATTCGCTCGACTAAACTTACGTCTCTTCCTCCTCCCCCCGTTCGGCGCGCTTGCTCGCGGACCGACCGGAATTGAGGTCTTTGCATGACTCGTCGTGAATTCGCCCGGTCCGCCTCGGTCGCGTTCGCACTTCCCGCACTTTTCCCCGGCCAAGCCTGCGCTCAGAACAAGTTCTGGGTCCGTAAGGAACTCAACTCGCTCACTGTGGCCGAGTGGGATGCGTTCGACAAGGTAGTCGGTTGTATGATCGATACTGACAAGACCTGGAAACCGGTGGCGGAGATTCACAACGAGTCTTGCCCACACGGCAATTGGTTCTTCCTTCCGTGGCACCGTGCGTACATCCACGCTTTCGAGCAGCACGCACGCACCATATGTAAGGACTTTACGCTGCCTTACTGGGACTGGACCGCCCGGCCGGATTTCCCGAAGCGGTTCCTCGAGATGGGTAACCTCAAACGTGCCACTCGCGTCGATGCGAACCTCAAAAGGCCTGCCCGCGCTGATGTTGTCGGCCAGAACGCCCTGGACTTAGCCTTCTCGACACAGTTGTTCACCGTTTTCGGAGGCAGGCCGAACCCAAAAGACCCGAAAGATCTCCGGTACGATCGTGGAGCAGGCGTGCTTGAGATCGGCCCGCACGGCGGAATTCATCTGTACGTCGGCCAGAACTTAGGTAAGCAGGGTAGGCCTGGCGACATGTTCACCGATCTCGCGCCACTCGACCCGATCTTCTGGGTCCACCACGCTAACGTGGATCGGCTCTGGGCTGAATGGTGCTACGAGCGCGGACGACCACCCAAATCGAAAACCTGGCCTGATATTCAGAAGGGCGACTGGGCTACGAAACGGCTGGAGTTCACGATCAACAAGAAAGATTACAATTACCATGTAAGCGATTGTCTTTCCACCTTTGATATGGGCTACACATATGAGTCTTTTGGATCAAACAAAAAAGATAGTGTCGTAACTTTTCCTGAGAAAGTGACCACAGAACCTAAACAGTTGACTGAGGTGGTAAAAGACGGACTGGTGACCACTAAGTCAGCGACAACAGTTGAGGTTACGAAATACACCGCAGACGAGATCAAGATGTGGGCGATCAAAGTTAGCAATAACAAGGAAGATACCAAAACCCCCGGCGAAATCCACGCGTGGGTGGATTTCTCGTCCGTCCCTTTGAGCGGCGGGATCTTGAAGGTCTTCGTGAACAACCCCAAAGCCGATCAACGGAGTGGAGAAAAAGACAGTTCCTATGCGGGTTCTATCGTTTTCTTCCCGCGGAAGCACGGGCACACTATTAACCGTCATCACACAACTTGCGTTGCGCTCACTAAGGCGCTGCGAGCTACCGATTACTTTAAGAAACCAGAGGTGGGTATCTCACTTACCTTCGTTGCTGATTCCATCGCGGAAGGCGAGGAATCGGTCGCCCGAATTGAGAGACTCAGTATCGAGATGCTCCCAGTGGCGTAAATCGCCCCCGCAAGCAGGTAAATCGGCGCTGCGAATTAGGTGCGTGCCCTGTTTATGGCATGAATTTCGTATTACTATCAGTTGTGTCGGCGATTAAGCATTGCTCCCGAGATCGATTTTTGTTCTAAGCTCATTCGTTCGACCGGCTGTGAGTACAATAACATGCCCGTTCTGAACGGTAATGGGGTTATGCCAAACAAATCCGTAGCCTGGCCTCAAAACCAGCGGAAAGTATGGTGCACATCTGCAACTGTACTGTCAGCCGTCGTGGTGATTGGGGCGATTTGGTTGAAGGCGGTAAGGGATGAGAAGGTTGCAGCGCAACCTCTTACCACGCCGAGACATGCATTTATTCCAGCGAGATCCGACGCGATTCCAATGCCGCACGAGAGTACGTCATCTGCCGACGCGGAGGCAGTGCGAAGTGACGGTAAGGAGAAGATCTACACCACCCAGATCCGGCCGCGTGGAAAGCTGCAAAAGGCGCTCCGCGATTTTGTAGCCACTCCAGATGATTCCGGGAATAATATCTTCGTCTTGCGAATCGAAGATGCCGTTTTACCTGAAAATCAGGCTGCACACGGGATGGTGTTCCTGCTGAAGCCGAGTGCACCCTTGCCCACATCGTCAACTGACCCTGGCTTTGTTGGCTCTTTCACGACGTCCCGATCAAAGGACGTGGGACGCCCCCAGAGCATTGAAATGGAGATCAATGCCGCAGTGCGTGAACTGGCAGAGAAGGATTGGTTCCGTCCTGATGAGCAGATTTACATCGGGATCGTGGGCGTGTCAGATGAGGAGTCGGCGGCCATTACGCCGATCCGCTTCCGGAAAGCGACGCTTACAGCCTGCTCGATCACAGCGGACAACCGGTAAGCACGCGAAAGAAATGAACGAGAACGCCCGGCGGCAACGCCGGGCGTTCTTTTTTTATGCGCTGCTCTCTGACATCGAAATTTGCAAAGAAACAACTTGTATCCAGGCGAGCATTTGTTCTGATTTCATTGGTTATCTGACCTAGCACATTTTGACACTTTCTCCAAAGGCCGGTAGCCCATGTCGCATGTCGTATTTGCCTCGCAAGTGCTCAACCACATCAGTGACTCAGCGTTTGGGTCTGACGAGTTAATGGCGTACACCGCCACGTACTCGTGGTTGGCTAACCAGATGTCGCACGCTACGATGGGCTTCTTTCTAGCCATCGCGATCGCGAAGATTCGCCTCCCACGGTTCCGCAATGACAGCGGGATTCAGGGGCGACTCAATCACGTTCGCTCGTTTTGGGGCAAATATCGCTGTCTGCGCTACGTGTTGCCCTATTGCGTACCTGCAATCAAATTGCCGTTCGACGTGCGAGCAGTGTGGCGAAGGAGTGGAGCGTTCGATGTGCCGTGGGACGACTTCGTCTACGATAAGGCGACGGACCTCGGCTTCTGGTTCTTTGGTATGCTTCTAGCGCAAGTCTTCCTCACGTCCTCCTGTAGAGTTGGGACCCTGAACTTACCCACAGATCACGCTGGCGCCTGTTGGGCGTCTGTATACAACTGGGTCAGGTGGGTGTTTCTACGCATGTTCGTTCCGGTCGTGTGGCCGCCACACCGCGCGGCGTTTTTGATACTCGTAGTCGCGTGCTACTTGAACTACGAGTGGTGGACCGACCAGAAAGGTTACTTCGACCGCTCGGGTCTGCCTTCTGGTTGGGTTCGGGTGTCCGAGTACGACACGTCCCGCGCTTGCCCAGATCTCGGCATCCGAAAAACGATGGAGCAGCAGACGAAAACATATTTGACCACCCTCGGCGGGGAGTCGCCGAGGCACTGCGTGATTCGCGGCGGATCGGCAACCGATCGAACGGATTTGGCGGCCGCGCTAGGTGTCGAATTCGCGAGTCGCCGCAAAGCAGTGTACTACTTCACGGCCAACAAATTGCTGGAGAGAGCCGATGA
This region of Gemmata massiliana genomic DNA includes:
- a CDS encoding AAA family ATPase, producing the protein MSVFEVRKAKRQRRPLKIALEGLSGSGKTFTALRLAFALKRAGIGSRIVVADSENESAGLYDGVQMDGEKWEYEVCPIPADKHTPKGYTECYEFLVKAGFDIIIFDSLSHAWHGAMESVDKYAQQNKGDKFGGWAKVTPDQRKMLTALTDPRAHMIATMRVKSEYERIDDSGKARIKKVGMKTDQRENTEYEFDCVVRLEPESHTAHVEKVRGCTAMDGATGEHPGPEFWQPLMTWWLSAEAVPPPPPPAPAQPPVTPLSTAPAEDAARKAFAAAKNLDQLLAAWNGLPNHIREKVEKDKDARKAVLSAPAPVTSKVGADGVERDELGARIFANGAPPDVDQTELFENSSGGPPR
- a CDS encoding DNA-methyltransferase, producing the protein MIELPTELEPVRVFQGDSLVALRALPDGCADALITDPPYSSGGMVRADRVNHTTDAKYTLTQHAGKRPNFGGDNMDQRAWQSWCYEWLVEAKRIVKPGGYLVTFTDWRQLPALTDVVQWAGWVWRGVNVWDKTEAAKGPHLGYFGYQSEFAVWATNGPCVTKPSLAEGGEGRMPGCFRQAVSVADKHHQTGKPTPVMRWLVRCCPPGGLIVDPFGGSGTTGVAAAHEGRRCLVIEREGPYVEIARQRVGQVLGRDAGSLFGEVA
- a CDS encoding PDDEXK family nuclease → MKIPRNVADDCLRLAGIDPLEGASESEFQAQLVREAKRLGWECYHTHDSRRSEAGFPDLVLIRGPVLIVAELKVKRNKPTAAQVKWLELFAGAGARAFHWRPENWAEIVEQLRAA
- a CDS encoding TIGR02996 domain-containing protein, coding for MNERKALLDAIAIHAAEDTPRLVYADWLEEHGEGDLDRATVEFIRASCFRRNHKSGYMPRKAYRWLHENWQRLIPLTLGLHVRRWFFRDRIAQEVTTEVLWYRSGRTLNVGLWMPVKSWGGVFGWHWLDVEFNRGFAQWYEFRDVDVFDQVRDKLKADQPFARAKRIPVRDGYRGW
- a CDS encoding tyrosinase family protein, producing the protein MTRREFARSASVAFALPALFPGQACAQNKFWVRKELNSLTVAEWDAFDKVVGCMIDTDKTWKPVAEIHNESCPHGNWFFLPWHRAYIHAFEQHARTICKDFTLPYWDWTARPDFPKRFLEMGNLKRATRVDANLKRPARADVVGQNALDLAFSTQLFTVFGGRPNPKDPKDLRYDRGAGVLEIGPHGGIHLYVGQNLGKQGRPGDMFTDLAPLDPIFWVHHANVDRLWAEWCYERGRPPKSKTWPDIQKGDWATKRLEFTINKKDYNYHVSDCLSTFDMGYTYESFGSNKKDSVVTFPEKVTTEPKQLTEVVKDGLVTTKSATTVEVTKYTADEIKMWAIKVSNNKEDTKTPGEIHAWVDFSSVPLSGGILKVFVNNPKADQRSGEKDSSYAGSIVFFPRKHGHTINRHHTTCVALTKALRATDYFKKPEVGISLTFVADSIAEGEESVARIERLSIEMLPVA